The DNA window GTGTAGGTGCCCAGCAGCTCCAACTGCCAGCCGGCCCTCACACACTCGGCGAAGAACTCGTAGAAGCTCCAGGGAATCCGGAGCAGGGCAAACGGGAGAACTATGGACCTCACGGGCAGCGAATTGTTGAACTCCCAGGTGCGCGTGTGCTCCAGCCGAAAGTGATCGCCTGCAAAGTGGAAGGGGGATATGGTAAGCCATAGGAGGAGATGGAATCCATCCCAATCCTCACCTGTCATCACCTCCACGCTCTGGAAGAACTCATCCGGATGCACATAGCCCAGTTGGGGCAcaaacaccagcagcaggcgcACCGCCGCGAAGCAGAAGTATGTGCTCAGGTGGCGGTCGCCGGGCGAGCGGTTCTCCCAGAGCTTCGTCAAGCGCATTTCCggcaatatttaatattattattattttaccctttttgttttgttttctcaGTGCTAGAGATGGACCGCGAGAAAGAGACTGTTTCCTtacaatgtttatttattcaaattccAAACGGTCACTTTAAAATCAGCAACTACAGTTTGAGAAGCTCTGATCACTTCGgcggtaaatttaaaataggtCGTTGTAAAGATTccaaaaatgaataattaGTAAGCCCATTTATTGGCtacaataaattgtaaatatagAAAATGGTTGATCATAgcacattttatttaacatatgCCTGCtcttaaacaataaataaagagattactttttcaaaaattcattGTGATCGTCCTTTTCAAGGtattacaaaaatatcaaattattttgtttcttttttgctcCTCAACTAAGTATGACAAGTTATCATACATAATACATTTCATAAGTACGAGGCCGCTTCCCACTGTTCTAAATGTTAGACAAGTGGCGGGCCTGTGATTTTGGTTTGGAATATGAAAAGTCTACAGCACCTCCTCGTTCTCCAAGGACTTCTGTTTGTCCTGCTCCTTAGGATTAATGCGCAAACGCGCAGCGAAAGCCTGATGAGCCTCCTCCAGCACTTCGTTGCGAATTGAGGAGGGAGCTTTTGCCACAACGGTCATCAAATGGTCCCAGTGATGGCGCTTCCTACTCGGCTTGATGAACCGGACATGCTTTCGGTAGGCGATTAAATAGCTGCGGAAAAGGAACTTGAAGGCCTGCAAGGCCGACTCGCACTTGGCCTGCTCCACTGCATCGCTTAACTCCTCCATCACCGCACAATCAGTGCGGTTGATCAGGACCTTGGCGAAGAGTATGGTGGCCTCCGTTCCGCTGGCCTGTGTCAGCAATCTTATGAGCCGCCTGCCGTAACTGGAGCTGGCTTCCTCCAGGTTGACCACCCAGAAGTCCTTGTGCCTCAAATTACCAGCTAAATTGAAGATTCTCTGTCGGAATTCTGAAAAAACAATGATTAGGTGGTGTCAATCAAGCTCAATCTCCACAGGAACTCACCCTCACCCAAGATCTTGAGGTGGGAAAGGCCCCGACTCCAATAGCGGACCGCCAGGCCCAAAGTATCCACGCGGATCTGTTCGAAATTGGTCAGGTCCCAGCGCAAAGCATCGATGGCTACCATTATCTGGGAGATTAGCGGCCAGTTCTCCTGGCGCCACTCGGGCAAAAAGGCGTGCATCTCAATATACCGCTTGGCCTCCTGGACAAGCGGGGCATCTCCTCCGTTCTCCGATTTGGCTTGCTCTTTCTTGATCTTGCGCAGCTGTCTCAACCCTTGGACATTTATCTGCTTCTCGGCCACTGTGATCCCCAGCAGAAGGCGCAGGATGAGCTGCAGGCTGGTGAAGTTCAAGGGCTCACTGAACTTGGCCAGGCCGGCGGCACAGGCCTCAAGGAAGTTGCACTGCGCCTGCTTCAGCGTCTCCTTTTCGTAGGGACACGCGCCGTCTTTCAGGCCAACGCAAAGCACACTCGATTCCATATGCAGGCCATTAAGGATCTGCAGGTGACCATACAAAGAGTTTAGGAAGCGTAGGGCGTTGGGCTTGAGCAGCAGTTGCTCGTCCAGCAAGATTTCCCTGGCACAGCCGGAAATATTGTAAGCGGCGTGCTTGGGACAACTGTGGCAAGCCAGTCGCCAAAAAAGAAGCATGAAGCGAGGGTGCGTTACGGCCAGCCGTGCGAAATCCAGCCACGTCTGCTTGGCGTTCTCATAGCACAGTCCCAGGAACTCGTCCAGTGGGAACGTCTTGTTGGCATCCAAGCGATTGAAGAAGCGTATGCGACGCTCCTGGTGATCGGGAGCCTCGAACTtaaacccatcagtcactttGAGCTCATCGCGCGTTTGCAGCAGCTGAATCTTATCCGGCACAGGGAGCTGCTGAAACAGGGGACGCAGCACTAGGTTCAGCAGGCTGGCATActcatcctcctcctcttcgtcCCCGCTGACAGACATCGGTTGCTCGTTCTCCTCATCCTCGTGCTCCCTCTCCTGCTTCACTTCCGTAATGGATATGCCCTCGTCTGGGATCTCCATTTTGGCCTCCACCACCTGACTTAAGAACACCAGAATCAATCCGGAGTGCTTTGCGGTGAGCAGCTGTAGATGTTTTCCCATTGTCTCCACGCATTCATCGTTGCCAAAGGCTATGGAGCGGCCAAAGAGGTTGTCCAGCCCGGCGAGCAGCTGCTCATTGGTTACATCGCCCAGATCGCCGTCGAGGAAGTTCAACAGCTCACCAAGTGTCAGCTCCGCGAGGCAATCTTCAAAGCTTTTGGCTGCCTCGGCAAAGCTTTGCATCTGCTTGCAGACCGAATGCTGTCCGAGTTCCTCATCCTGCTGGACTAGCTTTAGCAACTCGGCCGTCTGGCTGCAGATTAGCTCCTGGTAGCTGTAGAGCAAGCGCTTCGATGGAATCTCCAGCCAGTACATGAAGGTGTCCACGCTGATAAGCTGCAAAATACGCTGCAGGGCGTCCAGGAGGATAAGGCCATATAGGCGCAGGTCTGCCATGGGATCGTTTGAGTAGCTGCCACTGATGTCCACGCTCATTTGGCTATATATGCTGAAGCTCTTGGGCTTCTGGCGTCCCTTCGGATTGCTCAGGGTCTCCAGGAGGACTTCCAGCAGCTGCTGCATGACCTGGGCCAGGTAAATCCTTCGCGTGGCTGCTCGCGGCAATGTCTTGAGCCGCTCGTTGGAGTCCAGGAGATGGCGCTGCAGCATGCTGGCCATCTGGCGCAGCAGCCTCTTGTTCTCCTCGGGCAGATTATGATGGATAATGGCCCGGCCAGCTGCCTTGAGGACGCCAAAGACCAGAGGCAGAGCATCAAGGAGATCTGGATGAATGTGCGATAGCGTCTCATTGAACGCCTCAAAGTACTGGGTGGTGAGCCAACGGGGTCCGCAGGCAAGGAACTCCTCCAGCGGCTGCTGGAGGCCACACCGCAGGGCTATGGCAATGGTCAGGAACTGTGGGATGGCCGGCAGCTGGTGGCACAAGTGGATGACCTGGGAGCTCCACTGGGGCTCGGCCTCGTTGCTCGTATTCAACACCAGGTAGACGAGTAGTCCACGCAGGTGATTCATGGCAACCGGCCCATTTGGCTGGGTGACCAGCTGGTCGGGTCGCTTGGCATGTGGCTCCTGGCGGACCAGCTCGTGCTCCGTCAGTATTCCAGCCACCAGATCGCAGATCTGCGCAATGTGCTCATCGTTGCCTGTCCACAGAAAGTAAAGGCTAATAATCATGGACAAGTTTCTTGGAACTCCGTCTTACCGCTCCAGTAGACGAGACTCTTCAGGCTCTTGGCGTTCTGCCCGTAATCGTGCAAGCATTTCCTCAGTTGGACGAACACCTGGCAGTTGTCCAGCGGGTGCTCCTTCTCAACGATCATCTTGGCGCCGTCTTCCGCTTCTCTCCAGGATTAATTAGTATGACTAAAGTAGCTTTTAAACTCCAAATTATTTAGCGACTCGAAATCACCCAGTGTTCagcattttttgatttctgctGCCCGAGTCACCCTGCATTTGAATGTCGATTGATTTATCGATATCAAGCGGTAATACCTAGACATGCATATTTAAAAGGGCGTaacagttttttaaattacatttttattattaatattatacatttgtaAATTTCATATTCCTTATGTGGCATTCGTTGTGCGTTTTAGGTTGACAAAAGCAGACGAAGTTTATTTCGTATCAATAAACATATCAATAAGTGGTGCTTTGACTTAATTATTACAAACAGACCTAAACAGCTTGCCATTTTAATTAGCCTTTAGAAGCCTAACGTAAATATTGGCAGAAGACACATATTCTTTTTATCTTGTAAGTCTATcaataataagtaaaaattTTCTTTCCCCGCTGCGCTCACTATGGGTATAAAACACCTCGATTCACAGGTGCATCAATCAGTAATCAAAAAATGGTCATTAAATACTTTGTACTAAGTGCTGTCCTAGGCCTACTTTGCCTCGTCGGAGGCTATCAGGTAGTGCCGACTATTGAGGATGGTAAGCAtacttaaaaaacattattatcAGTTGGCTAATTTACTGACTACTCCCTAGGCATACCAGATCGTCTGAATTTTACCACAGGACCTTTCGTAAAGATCGGCCATGGCTATTACTACATTGAAATCAATGCACTAAAGAACTGGTTTGATGCATCGGAGTCCTGTCATCGACGGGGCGCCAAGCTTGTATCCTTTGAAACCACTCAAGAATGGGATCTTATTAATCGGTACCTGTTAAAGAACCACATATATGATATATACTGGACCGCGGGTGCGGACTTGGCGCATCAGGGAAAACACGATTGGTTCTCAACTGGCGACCCtgtaactttaaaaatttggtaCCCGGGGGAGCCAAATAATTGGGGAGGAAATGAGCATTGTGACGAATTGGGATTCCGCGGGGATTCAAACAATTACAACGTCTTAAACGACAGACCCTGCGAGACTACCAGGCGGTACATATGCGAAAGGTCTTATCCCAAGACAGCCTCCTTTATCATATGGTGATtgaaatgtatataaaaaaatattcaagaataataataaaaaaaggaataaacTGCAAGTTTCGTAAATTACCTATAAGCTAATGACAGCTCTCGGAATTTTGTATGTATTtgcatttttgatttacattttattcaaGACCAAAAATGGCAAGACAGTCGGTGAAtcatttttgttataaaaattgttaatcaGCAACTTGTAATGTATGCTTGTTGACTGTTTCCTTTATATTGTTATAATCAACGTTTCATAACCATTAAGTTGGTTGATCAAcgcaataaatattaataggttgtaccaaaaaaaaaaaaaaaaaaatttatgagTAATTGCTTTAGCCTTTTTGTAGTAACTAGACCTATAGTTTGGCTCTCAGAGCCCCGTAGCACTTGCTCCTGTATCTCCGGTACATACTCCGCCAAAAGTCCATCCGTTCGCCATCCGGATTGGCGCACATCTTCAGCTCCCGATCGATAAGTAGGCAGTCCAACTGGAAGGGCTTGCCCTCCTGCGTCTTTTGGACGGGCTTCCAACTTTCCGATGGCTTTCCACAGCGCGCGAAATTCGCCCACATCCTACACAATCGCTCCGTGACCAGCAGGTCATCCTCCCTCATCTCGGACTCGTCACCCGCCATCTGGAACAGATAGCATATGTCATCGGCATGGGCCACTCCACGGAGTTCCTCGTTCTGGAAGATTTTCTTGTACATATTGCGACCACCAACGTAGTCCAGGCGATAGAAGTACAGCGGAGACTGCGTCTGGCAGCTGGCGTGGATCTCGGCGGCGTGCTGCAGATCCATGCTGAAGTGGTAGTCGGAGAACAGGTCCACCAGGTTATCCATGTTCTCCTTGGACAGCCGTTGGCCGTTGAAGAAGAAGGCGCGAATGTCGGTGGCAGCCTTCTGCGCCTCGGGGGCCTGAGGGTCCACTACCAGGTTGCGGGGCACCATCCTAGCCAAGTCATCCTCGTAGGCCTCCAGCTTCTGCTTCGCTTTGAACACAATGGACAGTCCCTCGGCTGAATTGTAGCCCATGATCACGGGCATCCCACCCAGGGCTTCCTTTTTGAGCATCAGCTCCATGATGTTCTGGTCGAGGAAGCTGTCCGGGCTGCTAAGATCCTCCACGACTGGCTTAAAGGCAAACGGCAGGCAGCGTCGCCGCTCATCGGGCGTTAGGACCTTCAATGTGTTGGCCAAAATGGCAGTGGGACTCGCCTGCTGCAGGAAGGCCAAGAGGGCTTTGGTATCGCCACCAAAGTCACCGCCACCCAGCAGCTCCGCCAGACGCCGGGTCTTGGCTGCGGCCTCGGTTTGGAAGACCCACTCCATGTTGGCCGTTCCACTCTGCATTATGGCCTTGTGAAACAGCAGGTTGGCATGGCGGGCATAGGTGTGCAGATGCACTGAAGCACCGCCTGCACTCTCTCCGAAGAGGGTTACGTTATTGGGATCGCCATTGAAGCTGGCTATGTTCTCCTGCACCCACTGGAGGGCCAGGCGCTGATCCTTGAGGCCCATGTTGCCGTGGATGCCCTCCTCGGGCAAACTAAGGAAGCCGAGGGCTCCCAGTCGGTAGTTCAGGGTGACCACAATGACCTTCTGCTCCATGAGCTTGCCGGGAAAGTGGCTGCACGGGGGTAGAGAAGATTAGAATAAATAAGACTGTTATCTGGGAAACCCACAAGTCACTGTTGCCATTCCCGAAGAAGAAGCCGCCTCCGTGAATCCAGACCATGACGGGCAGCGGAGACCCCGGATCCTTGACCTGGGGTGCATAGACGTTAAGGAACAGGCAGTTCTCGGAGCCGGCCACCTCCAAGGTGAAGGGATCGCGCTGGTGGGACACATAGCCCTCCTTGCTGCAGTCCAGTTCCTTCTCCCGGAAGCGTTCCAGTGGTCGGGGGCTCTGGATGGGAGTTATCGGAGCAGGATTTCAAGAGTCTTTTGTTGATGAGGTGTCTAAACTTGAACTCACCTGGAAACGCAGCTCTCCCACCGGCGGCTCTGCATAGGGAACTCCCAGGAAACTGTTGTACTCCAGTCCACTGGCCAGTTTTTTCTGCCGACCCACCACAACACCCTGTTTCACTGGCACTTTCACCTGGAAAAACAAACACTTAAATCTTACTCCGGAGTGAAACTCCACTGACTCACCTTCATGCTGCTATGGCACCTGGCGAACATTAGTCTCCCCGAACGGAGCATGGCGAAAAAGGTCGTCCACTCGCTGGAATTTCATAAACAATCTAATCATCTGAAATTATCAGGCAATCACAAACCCGGAATCAGGCCGCTGAACTTTGCTCGTCAAAAACAGCTGACGCGTTAACCCTCGGATGGTGCAGCAGGTTTTTTAGAcctcgaaaaaaataaattcgaaattaGGCAATTCCGGCTTTGGAAAATAAGCAAGatgataatatattttttcgatttcattttataattaattataaaaaaaattaaggtacacttaaaacattttctttatttgtgATTAAAacgtaatattttattgaataattaaacaaatatataatatgttaACATAATATTGAGAAATCGGAACCAAAcaggtatttaaatttatttagatattgataaattaaattattcagGAAAATAAACATGTACATagttccaaaaataaaaaaaaaattatttgtttaagaATTTTACAAGTATGCTCCCAACCTCATAGACTATAATAACAACACGGTGGATTTTGCACATTAAAgttacatttaaaatgtttctaaTTTATTTGACTAGTTCCATTGCATAAACGTTAATACAAGTTCATTTATGGGTTTCCATTTTCTTTCGAGATTTTCTCTCGTGTTTCAAATGAACTCTTGTCCGTAATTTGGCCAGCGTCCGGCGGTCGAGCTGTCCGTTTGGGATTggggaaattggtgtttagtCAGAAGGACCCCGGGAGGGGCCCGACTTGAAAAAGGTTTGAGCTTTCTCCGCCCCCAAACAGGAGGCACAACTCACCGGAGGACGCGGGCGAACGTCTCGAGCTCTGTACAGATGCGCTTCGTTATGGTAAGGTATGGTTTCGGTAAGGTAGGGTAGGGTagggtataataattgttaattaactttagtttAAGCATAGTTCACACCAAAAGTCGGAAACATTTACACTTATGTACACATTTAACACACATACATCCAACacttaataaacatttatatatatagaatatgTGGTAATAGTAATATTTAGCAAACATTGAGAGCATCTCGTCCATCCCGTCCGGAGAATGCCTTCTTATGTAACTTTTTCGAGACTCTTTTAGCCATGGTTTCCTCTTACTTGTCCGTCGTGGTTGCTTTCGTTAAAATAAGGGCCACAAAAACTGTGGTTACATTTAGTAAATTGGTGTTTTGTTCTTCATCTCCTTTCGTTCGTCGTCAAAAATGGGTTGATCTGTGTTTCCGCTCCTCTAAAATCGCCTCAGCGCCAGAGTGCGCTTTAAGTAGAGGCAAATGGCCCGATGTATGAGCTCGTACTGCTCCGAGTTCTGGACCATCCCGCCCCGCTGCAGGCGCAGATTGCACACAATGCCCAGCACGTCCACGAAAATGTCCGGCATCTTGGGCAGGCGGTCGAAGGATGGGGGCGTCTCAACCGCCTCCACCTCCTGGTGGTCCAGGATGTG is part of the Drosophila biarmipes strain raj3 chromosome 2R, RU_DBia_V1.1, whole genome shotgun sequence genome and encodes:
- the LOC108022997 gene encoding uncharacterized protein LOC108022997 isoform X2: MIVEKEHPLDNCQVFVQLRKCLHDYGQNAKSLKSLVYWSGNDEHIAQICDLVAGILTEHELVRQEPHAKRPDQLVTQPNGPVAMNHLRGLLVYLVLNTSNEAEPQWSSQVIHLCHQLPAIPQFLTIAIALRCGLQQPLEEFLACGPRWLTTQYFEAFNETLSHIHPDLLDALPLVFGVLKAAGRAIIHHNLPEENKRLLRQMASMLQRHLLDSNERLKTLPRAATRRIYLAQVMQQLLEVLLETLSNPKGRQKPKSFSIYSQMSVDISGSYSNDPMADLRLYGLILLDALQRILQLISVDTFMYWLEIPSKRLLYSYQELICSQTAELLKLVQQDEELGQHSVCKQMQSFAEAAKSFEDCLAELTLGELLNFLDGDLGDVTNEQLLAGLDNLFGRSIAFGNDECVETMGKHLQLLTAKHSGLILVFLSQVVEAKMEIPDEGISITEVKQEREHEDEENEQPMSVSGDEEEEDEYASLLNLVLRPLFQQLPVPDKIQLLQTRDELKVTDGFKFEAPDHQERRIRFFNRLDANKTFPLDEFLGLCYENAKQTWLDFARLAVTHPRFMLLFWRLACHSCPKHAAYNISGCAREILLDEQLLLKPNALRFLNSLYGHLQILNGLHMESSVLCVGLKDGACPYEKETLKQAQCNFLEACAAGLAKFSEPLNFTSLQLILRLLLGITVAEKQINVQGLRQLRKIKKEQAKSENGGDAPLVQEAKRYIEMHAFLPEWRQENWPLISQIMVAIDALRWDLTNFEQIRVDTLGLAVRYWSRGLSHLKILEFRQRIFNLAGNLRHKDFWVVNLEEASSSYGRRLIRLLTQASGTEATILFAKVLINRTDCAVMEELSDAVEQAKCESALQAFKFLFRSYLIAYRKHVRFIKPSRKRHHWDHLMTVVAKAPSSIRNEVLEEAHQAFAARLRINPKEQDKQKSLENEEVL
- the LOC108022456 gene encoding esterase B1, giving the protein MLRSGRLMFARCHSSMKVKVPVKQGVVVGRQKKLASGLEYNSFLGVPYAEPPVGELRFQSPRPLERFREKELDCSKEGYVSHQRDPFTLEVAGSENCLFLNVYAPQVKDPGSPLPVMVWIHGGGFFFGNGNSDFHFPGKLMEQKVIVVTLNYRLGALGFLSLPEEGIHGNMGLKDQRLALQWVQENIASFNGDPNNVTLFGESAGGASVHLHTYARHANLLFHKAIMQSGTANMEWVFQTEAAAKTRRLAELLGGGDFGGDTKALLAFLQQASPTAILANTLKVLTPDERRRCLPFAFKPVVEDLSSPDSFLDQNIMELMLKKEALGGMPVIMGYNSAEGLSIVFKAKQKLEAYEDDLARMVPRNLVVDPQAPEAQKAATDIRAFFFNGQRLSKENMDNLVDLFSDYHFSMDLQHAAEIHASCQTQSPLYFYRLDYVGGRNMYKKIFQNEELRGVAHADDICYLFQMAGDESEMREDDLLVTERLCRMWANFARCGKPSESWKPVQKTQEGKPFQLDCLLIDRELKMCANPDGERMDFWRSMYRRYRSKCYGALRAKL
- the LOC108022997 gene encoding uncharacterized protein LOC108022997 isoform X1, whose product is MIVEKEHPLDNCQVFVQLRKCLHDYGQNAKSLKSLVYWSGNDEHIAQICDLVAGILTEHELVRQEPHAKRPDQLVTQPNGPVAMNHLRGLLVYLVLNTSNEAEPQWSSQVIHLCHQLPAIPQFLTIAIALRCGLQQPLEEFLACGPRWLTTQYFEAFNETLSHIHPDLLDALPLVFGVLKAAGRAIIHHNLPEENKRLLRQMASMLQRHLLDSNERLKTLPRAATRRIYLAQVMQQLLEVLLETLSNPKGRQKPKSFSIYSQMSVDISGSYSNDPMADLRLYGLILLDALQRILQLISVDTFMYWLEIPSKRLLYSYQELICSQTAELLKLVQQDEELGQHSVCKQMQSFAEAAKSFEDCLAELTLGELLNFLDGDLGDVTNEQLLAGLDNLFGRSIAFGNDECVETMGKHLQLLTAKHSGLILVFLSQVVEAKMEIPDEGISITEVKQEREHEDEENEQPMSVSGDEEEEDEYASLLNLVLRPLFQQLPVPDKIQLLQTRDELKVTDGFKFEAPDHQERRIRFFNRLDANKTFPLDEFLGLCYENAKQTWLDFARLAVTHPRFMLLFWRLACHSCPKHAAYNISGCAREILLDEQLLLKPNALRFLNSLYGHLQILNGLHMESSVLCVGLKDGACPYEKETLKQAQCNFLEACAAGLAKFSEPLNFTSLQLILRLLLGITVAEKQINVQGLRQLRKIKKEQAKSENGGDAPLVQEAKRYIEMHAFLPEWRQENWPLISQIMVAIDALRWDLTNFEQIRVDTLGLAVRYWSRGLSHLKILGEEFRQRIFNLAGNLRHKDFWVVNLEEASSSYGRRLIRLLTQASGTEATILFAKVLINRTDCAVMEELSDAVEQAKCESALQAFKFLFRSYLIAYRKHVRFIKPSRKRHHWDHLMTVVAKAPSSIRNEVLEEAHQAFAARLRINPKEQDKQKSLENEEVL
- the LOC108022124 gene encoding C-type lectin 37Da-like, which gives rise to MVIKYFVLSAVLGLLCLVGGYQVVPTIEDGIPDRLNFTTGPFVKIGHGYYYIEINALKNWFDASESCHRRGAKLVSFETTQEWDLINRYLLKNHIYDIYWTAGADLAHQGKHDWFSTGDPVTLKIWYPGEPNNWGGNEHCDELGFRGDSNNYNVLNDRPCETTRRYICERSYPKTASFIIW